The window GTAAAAAATGGCTCGAAAATTCTCTCTAACGTGTCCGCGTCCATGCCTGGTCCATCATCGCTCACCGCAAGCCGCACCGTGCGGCCCGGGTGCCTCGCGTGCAATGCGCGTAGTGCCGGATGCGTCGCTGCCATGGCGTCGTCGAATTGCACGGTCTCCAGACGGATGCCGATATGCCCGGTACCGGCATGGATCGCTTGCATGGCGTTGGTGGCAATGTTGATCAGCACCTGCTGAATCTGCGTGGCGTCGGCCAGCACCGGCGGCACACCGGCGTCGCGGTGAACTTCCAGCGTTATGCGGGCCGGCAGCGTGGCGCGCAGCAGGCGGACCGACTCTTCGATGATGGGGGCAAGCGGAATCCGTCTGCGCTCGGTGGCTTGCCTGCGGCTGAAGGAAAGGATCTGCTGCACCAGGTCGCGCGCGCGGGTACCGGCCTTGCGAATTTCGGACAGGCTCTCCAGCGCCAGAGGATTGCTGCTCGCGTCCTGACGCGCCAGTTCGACGTTGCCGAGGATGGTGGCCATGATGTTGTTGAAATCGTGGGCAATGCCACCGGCGAGCGTGCCGATGGCCTGCATTTTCTGGGATTCGCGCAGTTGCGCTTCGAGCGACGCGCGCGCGGCTTCGGCCTGCTTGCGCTCGCGGATGTCCTGCATCTGCACAATGAAATCCGACTCGCTGGCGCCATCGCCGAAATCGGCTACGCTGAAGGCGACGCCCATCTCCTCGCCATGCTTGTCGATGCAAAGCAGCTCATGCTGTGTCGTGGCGCCGGCGCCTTCGGTGATCCTGGCAATGTCATTGAGCAATATCGAGAATTCCTTTGCCGGCATGAAGGTGCGCAGTGCCCCGCCCAGAAGCTCGGATTCCTCGTAGCCCAGCATGTTGCAGACGGCCGGATTGACCTGGCGGATTTCGCCGGTGGCCGAGACCAGCGCCATGCCGATGGCGGCATTGGTAAACGCGCCGTGAAAGCGCGCCTGACTGCGCACCATTGCCGCGGCATGGGTTTGCGCGCGCAGCGATTGCTGATTGGCGGCATCCAGCAATGCCGCCTGCGTGCGCCGTTCCACTTCCGCGCGTTCAAACAGAAAGTGCGCGGACGATAGCGACAACACGATCGTCGGCGAGGCGGCAAACGCCACCCACGCGCCAAATTTTGCGCCCGCATAGTAAAGCAGGCCGGCGATAGCGGCGCTGCACACATGCGCGACCGCCATCCAGTTGCGATCCTTGAACAACGCGATCACATCAAGCCGTTCGTTGCGCTTCAGCGCCAGCAGCAATGACGGCAGCAGATTGCTCAGCGCGCTGTACAAAATGGCAAACAGGGTGAGCATCAACATCATGACCGCGCCATTCAGCAAGTCAGCCCGTTCCAGCGCCGCGCGCGCGGCGAGGAAGCCGTAGCCACTCACCGCGATCGTGACCGTTGCCATCGCCGGCGTGCCAAACCAGCTGGTCCAGCGCCGCGACGTGCGCACGGCGCCGATAGCGCCTTCCAGGGCCGCCGCGACAATGGCCGCTTCCACGCCGAACAACAACAGCGCCAGGAAAATGAAAATTTCACCCCCGGCAACCGACAGCTTGGTGCCCGGAATCCTTACCGGGAAAAACGCGACGGCGCCGACAAATGCGGCGGCCAGCGCAATCTGCACCATTGCGGCCGCCGGCATGGCCGCGACAAGAAGGAGCGCATGGGCGAGCAGCGCGTAGCCGATGCCGGCAACGATCCACCAGTAGGCCCGAGTCGAAACGTTGTAGTCGCGCATGCCGGTTCTATAGAGTAGTGGTGAAGTGGAAGTGGTCGAGTTCATCGGGCTCAAGTGCACACTGGGCGGCACGCATGGGATCAGAGTTCGCCCAGCAGGCTGGAATCGTTGGCGTTGGCTACGCCGGTCTGACCGGATTCGCTGAGGATCACGCCTTCGCTGAGGATCACGCCTTCGCTGAGGATCACGCCTTCGCTGAGGATCACGCCTTCGCTGAGGATCACGCCTTCGCTGAGGATCACGCCTTCGCTGAGGATCACGCCCTCGCTGAGAATCACGCCGCTGCCGAGTACGTAGCCGCTGCCCGCCTGCAACCAGCTACTGAGCGATGCGGTCGGCGTGAACGCACCGGACTTGGCAATCGAAGAACTCGTGCCCAACAGCAAGGTGCCCGATACCACGCCGGCAGTCACCAGCGATTGATTGGGGGCCGGTGCCCAGGTGATCGATTTGACATAGGTATTGGCGGTCGCCGCCGTCGCCGAGGGCCAGTAGGTGACCGTGTGACGCCGCGCCACGCCGCGGGCCCACACCAGACGGTGATCGTAGATCGGCTGGTATTTGGTAAACAGCGCGCTGCCGCTGGCGATCTGGTTGCCGCCGACATAGACGATGCGGCTCCAGTTGAAGGTCTGGCCGTTGATGGTGGAGGTTGCAGCAGGCATGGTCTTGCCGGTGGCCAGCAACGTAGCCCCGGAAGCGATGGTGCCGGCTTCGACGGCGGTCTTGACGTCGGTACGCAGCGCCTTCGCGAGTTGCACCGCGCCGTCGACGTTCAGGAGTCCCGCGCCTTGCTGAAGAAGATTGGCGCCGGTGATCGGCTGTGCCGAATACTGCAGGATGGCCTTGATCAGCGGCGGCGTGAGGCCAGGGTTGGCTTGCAATATGAGAGCAACTGTCCCGGTGACCACTGGGGCGGCGATCGAGGTGCCGCTGAGATTCATCAGCGCCACTTTGCCGTTCTGCCCCGCTCCGCCAAAGGGCGAGGACAGGACTCCGTAGGTTTTGCCGAGGTAGTTCCACGATCCGCCAGCGCCAGCCTTGTCGGTGGCCAGGGCACCGACGATCTTGTTGCCGGGTGCGAGAAGGTCGGGCTTGAGCAGGTTGTCGACCTGCCGCACGCCGCTCGCGTCAATGTACGAGCCGCGAGTCGGGCCACGCGAGCTGAACAGGTTGACGGTGTCGTCGCTACGCGCGGTGGTGCCGTGGGTGTTGGCCGCGCCGACGGTGATCACCGAGGGCTCGTGCCCGGGCGAGCTGATGGTGCCGAAGCGCTCGGCGCCGCTGGCGCTCTGGCCGAAGTTGCCCGCGGCCACCACCACCGTGATGCCTGCAGCCACCGCGCTGCGCGCCGCGCGCGCCAGCGGGTCGGTCTGCCAGCTTTCGGTGGAGTCCGCGGCCAGGCTGAGGTTCATCACGCGGATGTTGTATTCCTTGGCGTGGTAGATCACCCAGTCGA is drawn from Betaproteobacteria bacterium and contains these coding sequences:
- a CDS encoding response regulator — translated: MNSTTSTSPLLYRTGMRDYNVSTRAYWWIVAGIGYALLAHALLLVAAMPAAAMVQIALAAAFVGAVAFFPVRIPGTKLSVAGGEIFIFLALLLFGVEAAIVAAALEGAIGAVRTSRRWTSWFGTPAMATVTIAVSGYGFLAARAALERADLLNGAVMMLMLTLFAILYSALSNLLPSLLLALKRNERLDVIALFKDRNWMAVAHVCSAAIAGLLYYAGAKFGAWVAFAASPTIVLSLSSAHFLFERAEVERRTQAALLDAANQQSLRAQTHAAAMVRSQARFHGAFTNAAIGMALVSATGEIRQVNPAVCNMLGYEESELLGGALRTFMPAKEFSILLNDIARITEGAGATTQHELLCIDKHGEEMGVAFSVADFGDGASESDFIVQMQDIRERKQAEAARASLEAQLRESQKMQAIGTLAGGIAHDFNNIMATILGNVELARQDASSNPLALESLSEIRKAGTRARDLVQQILSFSRRQATERRRIPLAPIIEESVRLLRATLPARITLEVHRDAGVPPVLADATQIQQVLINIATNAMQAIHAGTGHIGIRLETVQFDDAMAATHPALRALHARHPGRTVRLAVSDDGPGMDADTLERIFEPFFTTKEVGQGTGLGLSVVHGIVQTHEGAIVVDSQPGKGATFNIYLPAADAATDVAPIDTGAAMATPDIGGSRHILYLDDDESLVFLVQRLLERRGFRVSGYIDQREALDALRADPAAFDLVVTDYNMPGMSGLDVARAVRLIRSNLPVAVASGFIDEALHSQAEGAGVLELIFKANAVEDLCEAFARLAQSVPSKST
- a CDS encoding S8 family serine peptidase, with protein sequence MPSDRKRWRSTLTWILLALALLVASLDMQRAHAATAPASKIATDLQQVIGASKTPTLNWAKDINGIRYVKVLVISNSTDPDLVALRADVLARGGSAYFRYVSATALSAMLPSSQVAAIAARSDVQGISPDRLTARTASTLEYVTGALTSNVRTYSTTTTYTGLDGAGVGIAVLDSGILEQHSNLLGKDGKTTRVLKAVDLQMVGDATALGVKDWSIGIDVSASLYPGSATMATYESKINSLAINRPDLYGHGTHVASVAAGRGYYQANDSTGIAPNANLYDVKVLDANGVGQLSDALAGIDWVIYHAKEYNIRVMNLSLAADSTESWQTDPLARAARSAVAAGITVVVAAGNFGQSASGAERFGTISSPGHEPSVITVGAANTHGTTARSDDTVNLFSSRGPTRGSYIDASGVRQVDNLLKPDLLAPGNKIVGALATDKAGAGGSWNYLGKTYGVLSSPFGGAGQNGKVALMNLSGTSIAAPVVTGTVALILQANPGLTPPLIKAILQYSAQPITGANLLQQGAGLLNVDGAVQLAKALRTDVKTAVEAGTIASGATLLATGKTMPAATSTINGQTFNWSRIVYVGGNQIASGSALFTKYQPIYDHRLVWARGVARRHTVTYWPSATAATANTYVKSITWAPAPNQSLVTAGVVSGTLLLGTSSSIAKSGAFTPTASLSSWLQAGSGYVLGSGVILSEGVILSEGVILSEGVILSEGVILSEGVILSEGVILSEGVILSESGQTGVANANDSSLLGEL